Proteins co-encoded in one Bremerella sp. TYQ1 genomic window:
- a CDS encoding ferredoxin family protein: protein MTHVVCEPCFNCKYTDCVVVCPVECFYEGDKILYIHPEECIDCEACVPECPVEAIFHEDNVPEEWNGFVELNAEMAPQCESITEKKEPLAED from the coding sequence ATGACTCACGTCGTCTGCGAACCGTGCTTCAACTGCAAGTATACGGACTGCGTTGTGGTGTGCCCCGTCGAGTGTTTCTACGAAGGGGACAAGATTCTCTACATCCATCCTGAAGAATGCATCGACTGCGAAGCGTGTGTTCCGGAATGCCCTGTCGAGGCGATCTTCCACGAAGACAACGTTCCGGAAGAATGGAACGGCTTCGTCGAATTGAATGCCGAAATGGCACCGCAGTGTGAATCGATCACCGAAAAGAAAGAGCCGCTGGCGGAAGACTAA